One part of the Thermococcus litoralis DSM 5473 genome encodes these proteins:
- a CDS encoding family 4A encapsulin nanocompartment shell protein, giving the protein MRGELIRVLSAVEEKANELKMDGFEPDLVLFGKEAYEFLKAQVNEEFGGEDAVSEISGLKVKVVEEFGEDAVVIDSKVLGLGLGGAKRVKIIKD; this is encoded by the coding sequence ATGAGAGGAGAACTTATCAGGGTTTTAAGTGCTGTTGAAGAGAAGGCTAACGAGCTTAAGATGGATGGATTCGAGCCGGATTTGGTGCTCTTTGGAAAGGAAGCTTACGAGTTTTTAAAAGCACAGGTCAACGAGGAGTTTGGGGGAGAGGATGCAGTTTCTGAAATTTCCGGACTCAAAGTTAAGGTTGTCGAGGAATTTGGGGAAGATGCCGTTGTAATTGACTCAAAAGTCCTTGGTTTGGGTCTTGGAGGGGCAAAAAGAGTTAAGATTATCAAAGACTAA
- a CDS encoding triphosphoribosyl-dephospho-CoA synthase: MDKWRVVKAFSLGSLLEATIPKPGNVNRYRDFEDLTLYHFLFAHTAVMDVLFEAAEKGELIRKGKISPAEVGIGALIRKAIENSRKAQNSNPNFGIVTLEVPFAIALTWAGSIDAEEEAKKLIAFSSPQDSVEFYKAIRTANPKGIKRGVKYDVYDDASFEELLRDEINLKKLAEISSERELIFKEWLTGYRISYSTFYRLKELTSRLSLEEATIKAFLELLSRHIDTLIVRKAGVEEAKLVQKKAKETLSGKLTLEEFDEFLREKKDLRNPGSLADIMAVSLGLLILSGYSLSL; encoded by the coding sequence ATGGACAAGTGGAGAGTCGTCAAGGCCTTTTCCCTCGGCTCTCTGCTCGAAGCAACAATACCCAAGCCGGGGAACGTAAACCGATATAGAGACTTTGAAGACCTTACTCTGTACCATTTCCTTTTTGCCCATACAGCTGTCATGGATGTTCTTTTTGAGGCTGCAGAGAAGGGAGAATTAATTAGGAAAGGCAAAATTTCACCAGCAGAAGTTGGAATAGGAGCGCTGATAAGAAAAGCCATTGAAAACTCCAGGAAAGCCCAAAACTCAAACCCCAATTTTGGAATAGTCACCCTCGAGGTTCCATTTGCAATCGCACTAACTTGGGCAGGGAGCATTGATGCAGAAGAAGAGGCTAAGAAGCTTATTGCATTCTCCTCCCCCCAAGACAGTGTAGAGTTTTACAAAGCCATAAGAACCGCAAACCCAAAAGGAATTAAGAGAGGTGTAAAATATGACGTTTACGACGATGCCTCCTTTGAAGAGCTTCTCAGAGATGAAATAAACCTCAAAAAACTTGCCGAAATTTCAAGCGAGAGGGAATTAATTTTTAAGGAATGGCTCACAGGTTATAGGATTAGCTATTCAACTTTTTACAGGCTTAAAGAGCTAACCTCAAGACTTTCACTTGAAGAAGCCACTATCAAAGCATTTCTAGAGCTTCTCTCTCGCCATATAGACACTCTAATCGTAAGAAAAGCCGGAGTTGAGGAGGCGAAGCTCGTCCAAAAGAAAGCAAAAGAAACCCTTTCCGGAAAACTCACTCTTGAAGAGTTTGATGAATTCTTAAGGGAAAAGAAGGACCTAAGAAACCCTGGAAGCTTGGCAGACATAATGGCGGTTTCACTTGGCTTGCTAATCTTAAGCGGCTACTCCCTTAGTCTTTGA